Below is a genomic region from Gopherus evgoodei ecotype Sinaloan lineage chromosome 17, rGopEvg1_v1.p, whole genome shotgun sequence.
CATACTGTCATGTGACTATAGATTTCTGCTTTAACTGAAGGCAAAAAAGGTACAGGAAAAAGCATAATATAGACACCAGGGGTTAAATATTTCCCAAACTTTCCAGCACAGGACTATTTGAAAACACACTTGCATTATCAATTGTATTTAGACGCTTTCTGCCAATTTTGGTAAAATCAGACTGATTCTAGGAGTTACAGCCCTTTCTGTGATTTTATGCCCCATAGCATCTAAACATCTGATACAATAAATTTCTCCTGAGGGCTGCATCTACATCCCCCCTGGAAATGACCACCGGGTATTTGCCTAACGTGGTAGCAATTACATTTTTCTCCCTGCTGGGTTACCCTGAGTGCCCTGGATGGGTCCAGGCTGGTACACTAGGAAAAGGTCAGCCCAAAAAGATGTGTTGAGGCAAAGAAGCTACTATAAGAGATCAACCCTGGACTAGGGAAGCATTAGGAAGGGCCgagaaatcacaaaaaagctgcTGTTTCTGTGTTCACAACCCCACTGTCCCAAACCCTCAAGGCCCAGGAATAGTTAATGCTCCTGCAGGAAGCACAGCAGCAAGTGAGATGAAGGGCGTGGAAGTCACAAAATCTCAGCCTAATGTTATGAGGCTTCATAACATTTATTACAACACAACTAACTAATACAACGGTGCAGGGCTGCAAaataatttccagcctaaatttagcTTGGGAGGAAAACTGCCTTGATCAACACGTGGTTGGCTTAGGGATGTTAGTAATGTTTGTCGATGTACCTCGGAGGAGCCAGGGAGGCGTTGCAGGAGAGATGGTGTTAGCACATGGTCCCAagtccttcctcctcttcctctgccaGTAAGATGCTTGCCAGCTGCTGGTCAGAGACAGATAGCTCTTGGCATGCGCCTGTGGCCTGGCTGAGGTACATGGCAAGGATGTGCTTACACTGCAAGATACAGGCGTGAGCAAGTTAGCAACATAGGTGACCCATGAATGGCAGGCTGGCATTAAGGCTTGGCGTGGCCAGGCTAGGTTTAAAGGGCTTCCTCCCAACCCCAACATGTTCCAATCCCAGCAAAGAGAACACAGGCACAAGCTAGAGAGCGGGTAAAGAATTCTACCCCAGGCAGTAGCCGGGCCCAAATCAACTATGTAATCAAAGCAATGTTCACCCCAAGGTTTTGGTACAGGCAGCCTGGGGCTCCTACCTGCATCAGGTCTCCTGGGTGTCTTGTGTGCAGTGTGCCCCTGCGCCCCACACAGCAGGCAGAAGATACCACAGGGCCCAACTCACACCGTGTCCTCCAGTGAATCAACGACAGGAAAGACCCAGGCTCACTAATGGCTGGCCCTACTGCCCCACACCTGCCAGAGCCAGGATCATCCCTGGTCTTTCTTTCCTTGCTTAGCTCCTGCAGGCCCTTGCCCAAGTCTTGTCAACTCAAAGCCACATGGTTCCCATATAAACACACCATGGGCCTGGCCCCTCTATTTGGAGGGCAGGAGATGGAGATGACAGGCCTCCTGCTGACTATATCAGCTCCCTGATGCGAGAGTCCCTCTGCTCTCAGGATATTACACAGCAGACTGAAGGGTCTTCTCTGCGGGAAGGTGAATTATGAAGCACTGCTGTGCCCTGCACCCTTGTCACCACATCAGCCCCCACACTGACTGTTCCCCTCTCCTGTAGGCAAGCGTACTGGCCTTCAGTGCAGATGAGGCTCCCTTTTGGTATCCAGTAGAGACTCGGTTAtaacaaaaagaacgaggagtccttgtggcaccttagagactaacaaatttatctgggcataagctttcgtgcttCCTCAGATCAAGGAGTGGAAAAATACAATAggacgaacacacacacacacacacactcactctctctctctctcgaggcccccatcttttcatgttctctgtgtgtatttatatatatatatatatatatgcttcctactgtattttccactccatgcatctgatgacgtgggctgtagcccatgaaagcttatgctcaataaatttgttagtctctaaggtaccacaagtactcctgctctttttgctgatacagactaacacggctgctactctgaaacaagacAGCCTGCAGATGAGTCCAGGGGCCACTGATCTTTACTGTCATAAATAGTAACACTTCATTGCAAACCAACACTATCCCATGAGCCCGGCTGCTCACACATGACTCCCCATTGTCAGCTCAGGGTATGGTGGCCACAGATTGCGCCAACGTTTCAACACTTACACATTTCCTCCCTTGCGCAACCCAGGTATACGAAATCCAGCTCAGGGAAGCGTGTCAgcagcacagccccctcccccccgcccctcgtTCAAGGCAGGCAGCTTACCATCAGACTGTTGTTCTTCCGCAGCACGGAGAAGGCAAATGCAGGGCATGTGCAGAAGTGGCAGGAGGCGTAACAGGTGTACAGTTTGCCTGAACTCCCAAGGACCTGGAAGAGAGAGATTCAGAGTGGGCCTCAAAAACAGGGCTCTGCCTGCCATTTCGCTCCTGACTCCCTGCCACTCACCACATCTAACTTACTCCCCTAGCTGCCAGGCACACTGCCTGGGGACAGGGAGCTTGGAGCTGTACATCCTAAAAGGGGACATCTGGAATCCAGCACATCATGCCTGCACTTTCCTTCTGGAACCTCACGCGACTGCAGGAGCCAGATTCCCCCAGCCACTCTCTGGCCTATTCTATGCAGGGGCTGCTGGTTCAGCTCCTTCGGTGCTACCACAGGGTGACATTTGGGCAGACACACTGCCCACATTAGCATGACATGTACATGCCGTCTCTCCCCCGGGGGGAGCTGAACCCAGAGTGGGAGTGTTTTAAAGGAAGTGAGGCCAGTGTCAAGCCCGCTCGCCCAGCGGGTAACAGCACTGTGAGGTATTTGATACTTCAGGGGGCAAAGGAGCCAGGAGAAGTGGGCAAACCTGGCTGATTGTCTTGAAAACTCTGTCCGACAAAACCATAGACAAAGGTCTGGCTGTGCTCCGGCCCCACTGCCCCAACTCACTTCCAAGCAAGCCCCAGAGCACAGATTTGTCCCAATACCCTGTCTACTTATCCACAAATGCTCCCTGACTTACATCCTGTGCACTGGGGACAGGGGCTGAAAACGGGGCAGTGATGGGCCTGCAGCGCTCCTCTGCACCAGCTGAGATTCTACTGCCCAGGGATGCAACTGTTTAAGAGAACAGACACAGTTGCCGCTGAGCACGTGGCccctctcacaccaaaccggagCTAGGCTCCAAACTCTCAGCAGATGGAGAGGAGTGTAAAACCCCTCAAGGCTACCCCAGATCTTCAGACCATCCAGCAAGTTCTCAAGGGCTAGAAGGGGTGGACAAACCTCTTGTATCTTATGTCAGACAAAGGGAGTTTTTGAGCCCCGGGCCCCAAAGGACAAGGGGTGGAAATAAACCAGAAGGGAGCCCTTGCTGGGGACTCTTCTCCTAGCCAGCTGCAATGGCTGGAAGCCATGAGGGGGTCTGGCCGCTTGGCTGCCACAAGCAGTTGCAGTTGTTGGATTTCAGTTTTCATGAATAAACAAAGGTCAGGTCTCCAGAGAAGTGGCCTTGCTGCTCTGTCTCTGTGCTGGGACCGTTTCAGGGGGAAGTCTCTGTGTTCCTTTCCCATGTGCTGCCCcttcactggggtgggggagacgcCACCAGTGGGGATTATGCCCCACTCGGCAGAAGAGGGGCATGTTGTCAGTGCAGGGAAGCAGACAGGCAAGATGCGCTCTTGGCTGCTGCTGGGACTGATGTGAACAGCCTGAAAAAGCCATCCCAGAACCTCCTTCTGGCAAGCAGGAAAACAGCCTGTAGGAGTTAATCCCATCAGGTGCTCTCCCCTAAGCCTTCTGCTCCTCTACTCAGGCACTGCACAGGGCGGGGAGAGATTACGCTctgttacagcagtgtaaatctggCTACACTAGCGGTGCCCCACTCGCCGAGATCTGAATCCAATGTAGCCTGCATGTGCAGCTCACGTTATGCCCAAGCAGCATCAGCCCTGCAGATGCGGGCAGGGGACTTGGCCTGGCCTTAACGCCAGGGAAGTTCAATAGTTGGTCCCCTCTGGTATCTTGGGTCTGGCCCAGCTTTTCCTGGGGAATCCACAGAAAGGGGGAATCCCCTCCCTTAGATTTCCCCGGAGCCAACTGCACAAGGTTATTTTGAAGGCCTGGGTGGGTGGGAATCTCTTACCGAGCTCCTGAGTGGGTAGACTAGACTATTATTGTAGTCCAGGCTTCACAGAAATCACAACCAATTGCACCTGTCTCCATCCTGATCTCCTTTAAATCCGCCCAGTTACTAGACACGGGCCCGACCCCCAGCACAACTCCACTGATGTTAAAAGTCTTGTCTTCCTGTAAGAGGGTTAGAGTGATCCATGCTGCAGAGTGAATGTGAAAGGCTggagttatgctggtgtaatcTCCATGGGAATGCTCTTCTTCCAGCACGGGCCTTTTCCAGCTCTGGTTTATGTTGCTTTTGAGGGATTTatataaaaccaaaaaaacccactcttGTCCTGGACTAAGCGTGTCCACACAGggtttatatcagtgtaacttgGAAAGCTTTGCTGTGTAGACGAGCCCTACGGAAGGGGCCCTGACTGGATCCAACCACCCCACAAACACTCTTTGGCTCTAGTCCCACAGAGCAGCGAGCTTTGGCTGGGTCCCAGTCAGGCACATGAGACAGTATCCCCTGGTTTAACAATCAGCAAGCAGCAGAGACCGTCCGAATTCTGCACACTGACACCGCACTCCTAACGACCACACTACCCCACCTCCAAATCCAGGGCTCCGCTTGCCATCCCGAAAGCAGCTCTCCTGAACTTCTCTGCAGTGCAGCTCcactttccctgccagccatgtGCCGACCGACCGACTGTGCCA
It encodes:
- the ZSWIM7 gene encoding zinc finger SWIM domain-containing protein 7 isoform X7; this translates as MEATLPAVAEELLKEIKKAFQETSHVPDALLLALKFVFGSSAVAALDLVDQHSVTRIVSPSGRAVYQVLGSSGKLYTCYASCHFCTCPAFAFSVLRKNNSLMCKHILAMYLSQATGACQELSVSDQQLASILLAEEEEEGLGTMC